A genomic window from Cyanobacteria bacterium FACHB-DQ100 includes:
- a CDS encoding DNA-formamidopyrimidine glycosylase — protein MPELPEVETVRLGLNQVTLNQPIVGGDVLLDRTIAYPIADQFIAGLQGLSIAEWQRYGKYLLAKLAPVGWLGVHLRMTGQLLWVKQSDPLQKHTRVRLFFDHDRELRFVDQRTFGQMWHVEDDRDPKTIITGLQRLGHEPFSDNFSDLYFYEQLKNRKRPIKNALLDQALVAGIGNIYADEALFLSGIHPETLCSELSIEQASKLRANVIRVLKDSIAARGTSFSDFRDVSGVNGNYGGIAWVYGRDGDRCRNCEATIERVKLAGRSSHFCPTCQPCKQ, from the coding sequence GTGCCTGAACTGCCTGAAGTTGAAACGGTTCGATTGGGTTTAAACCAAGTGACGCTAAATCAGCCGATCGTTGGTGGAGACGTGTTACTTGATCGCACGATCGCTTACCCGATCGCTGATCAGTTTATCGCTGGATTGCAGGGCTTATCGATCGCAGAATGGCAGCGCTACGGCAAGTACCTTTTGGCGAAATTAGCTCCGGTGGGCTGGCTCGGTGTGCATTTGCGAATGACCGGACAGCTTTTGTGGGTGAAACAATCAGACCCATTGCAGAAACATACGAGAGTAAGACTGTTTTTTGATCACGATCGAGAGCTTCGGTTTGTGGATCAGCGCACGTTCGGGCAGATGTGGCACGTCGAGGACGATCGCGACCCAAAAACGATTATTACGGGACTTCAGCGATTAGGCCATGAGCCATTTTCTGATAACTTTTCAGATCTCTACTTCTACGAACAGCTAAAAAACCGGAAGCGTCCGATTAAAAATGCACTGCTTGATCAAGCCTTAGTTGCGGGAATTGGTAATATCTATGCAGATGAAGCTTTATTTCTCAGTGGCATTCATCCGGAGACTTTGTGTAGTGAGTTATCGATCGAACAAGCCTCTAAACTCCGAGCGAATGTCATTCGAGTGCTAAAAGATAGCATTGCAGCGCGAGGAACGAGTTTTAGCGATTTTCGCGATGTGTCGGGGGTGAATGGCAACTATGGCGGGATTGCTTGGGTATATGGGCGGGATGGAGATCGCTGCCGCAACTGTGAAGCGACGATCGAGCGGGTAAAGTTGGCGGGACGATCGTCGCATTTCTGCCCGACCTGCCAACCGTGTAAACAGTAG
- a CDS encoding sugar ABC transporter ATP-binding protein, with protein MTMNQQSVPHNPSIATPVLEMKGITKRFSGVPALQNVNLTLYPGEVHALMGENGAGKSTLMKILAGAYIADEGEIWVNGQRLNITDPGIARRAGINLIYQELNVAPNLTVAENIFMGSEINRGQLLDREAMHREAVKVLQALGASFSPDDVVSKLSIAEQQQVEIARALKDNSRILVMDEPTAALSERETERLFEVIHRLRRDGIAIVYISHRMEEVYALADRVSVLRDGQYIGTLDRAEISPERLVQMMVGRSMQGFYQHERRSNRGNVVLEARHISDGRKVQPTDLVLRAGEIVGLAGLVGAGRTELSRLIFGADPKTSGEIFLNGQKLDIRSPKDAIAAGIGYVPEDRKDQGLFLEMSSGKNIILNMLRKDAKAGVINWGTLGKIANDAVENFNIRLANLEIRAMDLSGGNQQKLLLARWLAIKPRVLLLDEPTRGVDIGAKSEIYRIISDLAETGVAVLMVSSELPEVIGLSDRVLVMRQGRIVGEIDGSRQQITQENIMAYATGASEVAAL; from the coding sequence ATGACAATGAATCAACAATCCGTGCCGCACAATCCGTCGATCGCGACTCCAGTTCTCGAAATGAAGGGGATTACGAAACGGTTTAGCGGTGTTCCTGCATTACAAAACGTCAATCTCACGCTTTATCCGGGTGAAGTTCATGCCCTGATGGGTGAAAACGGTGCCGGAAAAAGCACATTGATGAAAATTTTAGCGGGGGCTTACATTGCTGATGAGGGCGAGATCTGGGTGAATGGTCAGCGGCTCAACATTACTGATCCAGGCATCGCCAGACGAGCAGGCATTAATTTAATTTATCAAGAGTTGAATGTCGCTCCGAATCTGACGGTTGCTGAAAATATCTTTATGGGCAGCGAGATCAATCGCGGGCAACTGTTGGATCGCGAAGCCATGCACCGGGAAGCGGTCAAAGTCCTGCAAGCCCTGGGTGCGAGTTTTTCACCCGATGATGTGGTTTCAAAGCTGTCGATTGCAGAACAGCAACAAGTCGAAATCGCCCGCGCCCTCAAAGACAATAGCCGCATTTTGGTGATGGATGAACCGACTGCGGCACTGTCCGAACGAGAAACAGAACGTCTGTTTGAAGTGATTCACCGACTGAGACGGGATGGAATTGCGATCGTCTACATCAGTCACCGCATGGAGGAAGTATATGCGCTGGCGGATCGGGTCAGTGTATTACGCGATGGTCAGTATATTGGAACGCTCGATCGCGCTGAGATCTCTCCGGAACGATTGGTGCAAATGATGGTGGGTCGATCAATGCAGGGCTTTTATCAACATGAACGCCGCTCAAATCGCGGCAATGTTGTTTTGGAAGCCCGGCACATCAGCGATGGGCGCAAGGTGCAACCCACTGATTTAGTTTTGAGGGCGGGTGAAATTGTGGGTTTAGCGGGACTGGTCGGAGCCGGACGAACGGAGCTATCGCGGCTGATTTTTGGAGCTGATCCAAAAACGAGCGGTGAGATTTTTCTAAATGGTCAGAAGCTCGATATTCGATCGCCCAAAGATGCGATCGCCGCTGGAATTGGGTATGTCCCCGAAGACCGCAAAGATCAGGGCTTATTTCTCGAAATGAGTTCTGGCAAAAACATCATCCTCAATATGCTGAGAAAGGATGCCAAAGCAGGAGTGATTAACTGGGGAACGCTCGGCAAGATTGCTAACGATGCGGTCGAAAACTTCAACATTCGACTGGCAAACCTGGAAATTCGCGCAATGGATCTGTCTGGAGGGAATCAGCAAAAACTACTCCTGGCTCGCTGGCTCGCGATTAAACCACGAGTGCTTCTGCTCGATGAACCCACACGCGGCGTGGACATCGGCGCAAAAAGCGAGATTTACCGCATCATTAGTGACTTGGCGGAAACAGGCGTTGCCGTGCTGATGGTATCGAGCGAACTGCCGGAGGTGATCGGACTCAGCGATCGAGTGTTAGTGATGCGTCAAGGAAGAATCGTCGGTGAGATTGACGGTTCGCGACAGCAGATTACCCAAGAAAACATTATGGCTTATGCTACTGGCGCATCGGAGGT
- a CDS encoding ABC transporter substrate-binding protein: MDRFHRALCRGLGAVGALGLISGVLVGCSSTQQTNQNNANSKLRSVAVTVGDLSNPFFVLMGRGAQSEAQKIGGDGVRTTVVSTGYDLNQQFNQIENFIAANTSLIILNAADSQGIAPAVEKAKQAGTVVIAVDTGAGGGVDATITSNNLQAGELSCQYIADRLKGKGNVVIVNGPPVQSVFDRVEGCEKVFAKYPGIKVLSKDQNAEGSRDGGLRVMSDLLVSFPKIDAVFAINDPCGVGAELAARQAKRSDFFIVGVDGAPEAKSAIEDKSSLFVATAAQNPLGMTQKAVQVGNDILNGQRPANPNIQIPVQLITRDNVSQYKGWQ; the protein is encoded by the coding sequence GTGGATAGATTTCACAGAGCGTTATGCCGTGGTTTGGGTGCGGTGGGCGCTTTGGGGCTGATCAGCGGTGTTTTAGTTGGGTGTTCATCGACTCAGCAAACCAACCAGAACAACGCAAACTCAAAGCTGCGATCGGTTGCTGTAACCGTTGGTGATCTGAGTAATCCTTTCTTTGTATTGATGGGCAGAGGTGCACAATCCGAAGCGCAAAAGATCGGCGGAGATGGTGTTCGGACAACCGTGGTTTCGACGGGATATGACTTAAACCAACAATTCAACCAGATTGAAAACTTTATTGCAGCCAACACCAGTTTGATCATTCTTAATGCTGCGGATAGTCAAGGAATTGCGCCTGCGGTTGAAAAAGCAAAACAAGCTGGAACGGTGGTCATTGCAGTAGATACGGGGGCTGGCGGTGGAGTTGATGCCACCATTACCTCGAACAATCTGCAAGCGGGAGAACTAAGCTGTCAGTACATTGCCGATCGCTTAAAAGGCAAAGGGAATGTGGTGATTGTGAATGGTCCACCTGTGCAATCAGTGTTCGATCGCGTTGAAGGCTGCGAAAAGGTTTTTGCAAAATATCCCGGAATTAAAGTTCTTTCCAAAGATCAAAACGCCGAAGGGAGCCGGGACGGTGGATTGCGGGTGATGAGTGATTTGTTGGTCTCGTTTCCTAAAATCGATGCGGTCTTTGCCATCAACGATCCGTGCGGGGTGGGCGCAGAACTTGCAGCACGACAAGCAAAACGCAGTGATTTCTTTATTGTCGGAGTGGACGGCGCACCGGAAGCAAAATCGGCGATCGAAGATAAGAGCAGCTTGTTTGTCGCGACTGCTGCCCAAAATCCATTGGGCATGACTCAGAAAGCGGTGCAGGTCGGTAATGACATTCTCAACGGTCAAAGACCCGCCAATCCCAACATTCAAATCCCTGTGCAGTTGATTACGCGAGACAACGTGAGCCAATACAAGGGGTGGCAGTAA
- a CDS encoding acetamidase/formamidase family protein, with protein MPKRRDFLIGSAASAAAVSMLSKANAQDNQPSKRPEINALRQGYVGQYQGGVYLLPANDETAQWGWFNNAEPPRARIKSGDTVVMETMMASLNQILPGSSIEQITKLRVDYPGRGPHSVTGPIFVEGAMPGDVLKVRINRIVPRSYGANWNLPGNLKLGQFPDKFTEAQVKHFYLDLGRGVTEFLPGIEIPVRPFPGILGVARAESGQYSTVPPGAHGGNLDCRELVQGTTIYLPVFVEGALLWSGDSHAAQGNGEVNLTAIESAFSELNMTIEVIKKTPLSFPRIETPTHWITLGYDRDLNKAVDMLNEQTVKFVSDWKRISSKEAQQFMNDYGDCQVAEIVNQVKGTYCMLPKKASPKRAPNPTQDTRDSYVTTATNADVQTAMNLASMQMIERIARLRKLSMLDSYALASLAMDARIGRIEPGAKTIHCLMPRSLWVKKA; from the coding sequence ATGCCCAAGCGTCGAGATTTTCTAATCGGCAGTGCTGCAAGTGCTGCCGCTGTATCCATGCTCTCTAAAGCAAACGCCCAAGATAATCAACCTTCTAAGCGTCCTGAAATCAACGCGCTAAGACAAGGCTACGTCGGTCAATATCAAGGCGGCGTGTATCTCTTACCCGCGAACGATGAAACGGCGCAGTGGGGTTGGTTTAACAATGCAGAACCGCCTCGTGCTCGAATCAAATCTGGTGATACCGTCGTGATGGAAACGATGATGGCATCGTTGAATCAGATTTTGCCAGGATCGTCGATCGAACAAATCACTAAACTCCGCGTCGATTATCCGGGTCGCGGCCCTCACTCCGTCACAGGCCCAATTTTCGTGGAAGGAGCGATGCCCGGTGACGTGCTGAAGGTGCGGATCAATCGGATTGTTCCCCGCAGCTATGGCGCGAACTGGAACCTTCCTGGCAATCTGAAATTAGGACAGTTCCCGGACAAATTCACTGAAGCGCAAGTCAAGCATTTCTATCTCGATCTGGGTCGGGGTGTGACGGAATTTTTACCGGGAATTGAGATTCCCGTGCGTCCGTTCCCCGGAATTCTTGGGGTTGCAAGAGCAGAAAGCGGTCAATATAGTACGGTTCCACCAGGGGCGCATGGGGGGAATTTGGACTGTCGCGAATTGGTGCAAGGAACAACAATCTATCTACCTGTGTTTGTTGAGGGCGCATTGTTGTGGTCGGGTGATTCTCATGCGGCACAAGGAAATGGAGAAGTGAATTTAACCGCGATCGAGAGTGCGTTTAGTGAATTGAACATGACGATCGAAGTGATCAAAAAAACGCCGCTCTCGTTTCCTCGGATTGAAACACCAACTCACTGGATTACTTTGGGATACGATCGCGATCTCAACAAAGCCGTTGATATGCTGAACGAACAAACGGTGAAATTTGTCTCAGACTGGAAACGCATATCGAGCAAAGAAGCACAGCAGTTCATGAACGATTACGGCGATTGCCAGGTTGCTGAGATCGTTAATCAGGTGAAAGGCACTTACTGTATGTTGCCGAAGAAAGCCAGCCCGAAACGCGCTCCTAATCCAACGCAAGACACCCGCGATAGTTATGTCACAACGGCGACAAATGCCGATGTGCAGACTGCAATGAACCTTGCTTCGATGCAAATGATCGAGCGGATTGCACGATTAAGGAAGCTATCGATGTTGGATAGTTATGCGCTGGCAAGTTTAGCGATGGATGCGCGAATCGGACGAATTGAACCGGGCGCGAAGACGATTCATTGTCTGATGCCACGATCGCTTTGGGTAAAGAAAGCTTAG